The following are encoded in a window of Spea bombifrons isolate aSpeBom1 chromosome 2, aSpeBom1.2.pri, whole genome shotgun sequence genomic DNA:
- the OLFM4 gene encoding olfactomedin-4 — protein MKFVTPYILAVFLQSDLLVYGSTLFDRSDVLELPIAGNLESREQLPESTLVYNVTGKVDEKGMCSCSVHMPDNTFPVVRMENLEITANALSVKVEREISKIIDYRKSIEFYEQRIRNLTTKVEKMEKTSISYTELDFELLKMEIIEMERLVSQLKTSVADGNVIVDQLYAEIRNMTVMVHQLEKLDKNNVLAIRREIVALKNRLKECQEHSGRENAYIPDGICGHGGLVNISKPFVTQLNWRGFSFKYGAWGRDFSVHSKDKSVYWAAPLNTDARYLEYYRLYNSYDDLLLYRHFRENRVEYGQGSGHVVYDGFLFYNCHASGDMCKHDINGNKLVLRRNLPGASFNNRFSYAGIPWQDIDFVVDENGLWVIYSTEASTGNIVISKLNDTTLTVENTWQTRQYKPAVSNAFIICGVLYGVRPVNTRKEEIFYAFDTKTGQEITLSIMIDKVLETIQSINYSPYDHKLMVYNDGYMISYDLQFKSLAS, from the exons AGGTCAGATGTTCTGGAACTACCAATCGCTGGAAATTTGGAATCACGTGAACAACTACCTGAATCAACG CTTGTTTATAATGTCACTGGAAAGGTAGATGAGAAGGGCATGTGCAGTTGTTCTGTGCACATGCCTGATAATACTTTTCCTGTTGTAAGAATGGAAAATCTTGAAATCACTGCCAACGCGCTTTCAGTGAAGGTGGAAAGAGAGATTTCAAAG ATTATTGATTATAGAAAATCAATAGAATTCTATGAACAAAGAATTAGAAACCTAACCACCAAGGTtgaaaaaatggagaaaactaGTATTTCATACACAGAATTGGACTTTGAGTTACTAAAAATGGAAATCATTGAAATGGAAAGACTGGTGTCTCAGCTGAAAACATCTGTAGCTGATGGAAATGTCATTGTGGATCAGTTATATGCAGAG atTAGGAATATGACTGTGATGGTACATCAGCTAGAAAAGCTAGATAAGAACAATGTTCTTGCAATCCGCCGAGAAATTGTTGCTCTAAAGAATCGTTTGAAGGAATGTCAAGAGCACAGCGGTAGAGAGAATGCATATATCCCTGATG GTATCTGTGGTCATGGAGGCCTTGTGAATATCAGCAAGCCTTTTGTGACACAGCTCAACTGGAGAgggttttcctttaaatatggaGCCTGGGGAAGAGATTTTTCTGTTCATAGCAAAGACAAATCTGTCTACTGGGCTGCTCCACTGAATACTGATGCAAGATACCTGGAGTATTATCGATTGTACAACAGTTACGATGATTTACTTCTGTACAGACATTTCAGAGAAAACAGAGTAGAGTATGGTCAAGGCAGTGGTCATGTGGTTTATGatggtttccttttttataaCTGTCATGCTTCAGGAGATATGTGCAAACATGATATAAATGGAAACAAACTGGTTCTTAGGAGAAACCTCCCAGGTGCTTCGTTTAACAATCGTTTCTCTTATGCTGGTATACCTTGGCAGGATATTGATTTTGTTGTGGATGAGAATGGTTTGTGGGTCATTTATTCCACCGAGGCCAGTACAGGTAACATTGTAATCAGCAAGCTCAATGACACAACACTTACAGTGGAAAATACATGGCAAACGAGGCAGTATAAACCTGCGGTGTCCAACGCATTCATTATCTGCGGAGTTCTATATGGTGTCCGGCCTGTGAACACTAGgaaagaagaaatattttatgcatttgaTACAAAAACTGGTCAGGAGATCACACTCAGTATAATGATTGATAAGGTTTTAGAAACCATTCAAAGTATCAACTATAGCCCTTATGACCACAAGCTAATGGTATATAATGATGGTTATATGATCTCCTATGATTTACAATTTAAGTCACTGGCAAGCTAA